One segment of Lachancea thermotolerans CBS 6340 chromosome E complete sequence DNA contains the following:
- the HSP78 gene encoding chaperone ATPase HSP78 (highly similar to uniprot|P33416 Saccharomyces cerevisiae YDR258C HSP78 Oligomeric mitochondrial matrix chaperone that cooperates with Ssc1p in mitochondrial thermotolerance after heat shock; prevents the aggregation of misfolded matrix proteins; component of the mitochondrial proteolysis system): protein MLRLARTSALRASLARTATAASTRAAMASPARRLSALRVPATRFTRPCNQYRTYVSLNMNNQEPQKPALEQFGTNLTQLAQEGKLDPVIGRDEEIARAIQILSRRTKNNPVLIGRAGVGKTSLIDGLAQRIVSGQVPDSLKNKKLVTLDLGSLVAGAKYRGEFEERLKNVLEEIDKSNGEVIVFIDEVHMLLGLGKTDGSMDASNILKPRLAKGLRCISATTIDEFKIIEKDPALSRRFQPIMLNEPNVADTISILRGLKERYEVHHGVRITDSALVSAATLSNRYINDRFLPDKAIDLVDEACAVLRLQHESKPDAIQSLDRAIMRIQIELESLKKETDPVSLERRTALEDELELKRKEHARLTEIWEKEKAEIESIKTAKADLEQARIDLEITQREGNFAKASELRYAKIPELERRVARNAQKDAKENLLHDSVSSDDISNVIAKMTGIPMETVLKGDKDRLLYMEDSLRKRVVGQDEAIDAVSDAVRLQRAGLTSEKRPIASFMFLGPTGTGKTELTKALAEFLFDNESNVIRFDMSEFQEKHTVSRLIGAPPGYVMSESGGQLTEAVRRKPYAVVLFDEFEKAHPDVCKVLLQVLDEGKLTDSQGHQVDFRNTIIVMTSNIGQDILLSDTELGNDGKVSKATQERVIEAMKKSYPPEFINRIDDVLVFNRLSKDVLRSIVDIRIEEIQERIADKRMKLNISDAAKEWLTDNGYDQLYGARPLNRLIHKRILNSMAMYLLRGQIRPEETVNVDVKDGKLVVEPNHEEGEVVPAKDEA, encoded by the coding sequence ATGCTGCGGCTTGCCAGAACTTCTGCCTTGCGCGCCTCGCTGGCGCGCACCGCAACCGCTGCGAGCACCCGAGCGGCAATGGCGTCTCCAGCCAGACGTCTGTCCGCCCTTCGCGTGCCCGCGACGCGCTTCACGAGACCATGCAACCAATACAGAACCTACGTTTCCCTCAACATGAACAACCAGGAGCCCCAGAAGCCCGCGCTCGAACAGTTCGGGACCAACCTCACGCAGCTCGCCCAGGAGGGCAAGCTGGACCCCGTAATCGGGAGAGACGAGGAAATCGCCAGGGCCATCCAGATCCTGTCGCGCCGCACCAAGAACAACCCCGTCCTTATTGGACGCGCAGGTGTCGGTAAGACGTCTTTGATTGACGGCCTGGCGCAGCGGATAGTCAGTGGCCAAGTTCCGGACTCcctgaaaaacaagaaactCGTCACGCTGGACCTGGGGTCCCTCGTGGCCGGTGCCAAGTACCGCGGCGAGTTCGAAGAACGCCTTAAAAATGTGCTCGAGGAGATCGACAAGTCCAACGGCGAGGTTATAGTATTCATCGACGAGGTCCACATGCTGCTCGGCCTGGGTAAGACCGACGGCAGCATGGACGCCTCCAACATCCTGAAACCCCGTCTCGCCAAGGGCCTGAGGTGCATTTCTGCCACCACGATCGATGagttcaaaatcattgaGAAGGACCCTGCCCTATCCCGTAGGTTCCAGCCCATTATGCTCAACGAACCTAACGTGGCCGACACCATTTCCATTCTGAGAGGTCTGAAAGAGCGGTACGAGGTCCACCATGGTGTAAGGATTACTGACTCCGCCCTAGTTTCGGCCGCAACCCTATCCAACCGCTACATCAACGACCGTTTCCTTCCCGACAAGGCTATCGACCTTGTAGATGAGGCGTGCGCAGTGCTGCGTCTGCAGCACGAATCAAAGCCCGACGCCATCCAGAGTTTGGACAGGGCGATTATGAGAATTCAAATCGAGCTCGAGTcgctgaagaaagaaacaGACCCTGTTTCCCTTGAGAGACGGACCGCTTTGGAGGACGAGCTCGAGCTTAAGCGCAAGGAGCACGCTCGTCTCACCGAAATCTGGGAAAAGGAAAAGGCTGAAATCGAGTCCATAAAGACCGCTAAGGCTGACCTGGAACAGGCTAGAATTGACTTAGAAATCACACAAAGAGAAGGTAACTTTGCGAAGGCTTCCGAGCTGCGCTACGCCAAGATCCCCGAACTTGAACGGAGGGTTGCTCGGAACGCACAAAAGGACGCCAAAGAGAACCTTCTACACGACTCTGTTTCCTCCGACGACATCTCAAATGTCATAGCCAAGATGACGGGTATTCCCATGGAGACTGTGCTGAAGGGCGACAAGGACCGTCTGCTGTACATGGAAGACTCGTTACGGAAGAGAGTCGTGGGCCAGGACGAAGCCATTGATGCCGTCTCTGACGCTGTGAGGCTTCAACGGGCGGGACTGACGAGCGAGAAAAGGCCAATCGCAAGCTTCATGTTTTTGGGCCCTACCGGTACTGGTAAAACAGAGCTCACCAAGGCACTAGCCGAGTTCCTATTTGATAACGAGTCCAACGTCATCAGATTTGATATGTCCGAATTCCAAGAGAAGCACACCGTATCACGTCTGATAGGTGCCCCTCCAGGCTATGTCATGAGTGAATCAGGTGGTCAGCTAACCGAGGCCGTAAGGAGAAAGCCTTACGCGGTTGTGTTGTTTGACGAATTCGAAAAGGCTCACCCTGATGTCTGCAAAGTCTTATTGCAAGTCCTAGATGAAGGAAAACTGACTGACTCTCAAGGTCACCAAGTTGATTTCCGTAACACTATCATTGTGATGACTTCTAACATTGGCCAGGACATTCTTCTATCTGACACAGAACTTGGAAATGATGGCAAGGTTAGCAAAGCTACCCAGGAAAGGGTCATTGAGGCTATGAAAAAGTCCTACCCCCCAGAATTTATAAACCGTATCGATGACGTTTTAGTGTTCAACCGGTTATCTAAAGATGTCTTGCGCTCCATAGTGGACATCCGGATTGAGGAGATACAAGAAAGGATTGCCGACAAGAGAATGAAACTCAATATTTCCGATGCTGCCAAAGAATGGCTCACGGATAATGGTTACGATCAGCTATATGGTGCAAGACCTTTGAACAGATTAATCCACAAGAGGATTTTGAACTCAATGGCTATGTATCTGCTCAGGGGACAGATTAGACCAGAAGAGACAGTAAACGTTGACGTCAAAGACGGCAAACTAGTTGTTGAGCCTAACCacgaagaaggcgaagTAGTTCCTGCCAAAGACGAGGCTTAA
- a CDS encoding bZIP transcription factor (conserved hypothetical protein), translating to MSNQSLPQMQGVQVLPSLNMRGGGAVNAAPGTGGATAQQQQQQQQQQHQHQQQLQAAVQPPQPQLQTGLVPHGALSAQGQHPGGLALPHPGQPLSMPYIPQVGPHLGLSLGALGGVSGVSGAVNGVRVTSSSATPQPPGAGAGPAAGAAGGAAADARASEGEHLDNSTGQLIGKSGKPLRNTKRAAQNRNAQKAFRQRRERYIKDLEVKAKEYDRMDAQTAALVQENESLKRYVLELEQRLGVRRAASTVGLPHEAHPAIKPPE from the coding sequence ATGTCTAATCAGTCGCTGCCACAGATGCAGGGCGTGCAGGTCTTGCCGTCGTTGAACATGAGGGGCGGCGGGGCCGTCAACGCGGCGCCCGGGACGGGTGGCGCCACcgcacagcagcagcagcagcagcagcagcaacaacaccaacaccaacagcagctgcagGCGGCGGTCCAGCCGCCGCAGCCGCAGCTACAGACTGGGCTCGTTCCGCACGGCGCGCTCTCCGCGCAGGGCCAGCACCCGGGCGGATTAGCGCTGCCGCATCCGGGCCAGCCGCTGTCCATGCCGTATATCCCGCAGGTGGGCCCGCATCTGGGGCTGTCGCTGGGGGCGCTGGGCGGCGTTAGCGGCGTTAGCGGCGCGGTCAACGGCGTGCGCGTGACGTCGTCCAGCGCGACACCGCAGCCGCcaggcgcgggcgccgggCCGgccgctggcgcggccggcggcgccgccgcagaCGCGCGCGCCAGCGAGGGCGAGCACCTCGACAACTCGACGGGGCAGCTGATCGGCAAGTCGGGCAAGCCACTGCGCAACACCAAGCGTGCGGCGCAGAACCGCAACGCGCAGAAGGCGTTCCGGCAGCGGCGCGAGCGGTACATCAAGGACCTGGAGGTCAAGGCCAAGGAGTACGACCGCATGGACGCCCAGACCGCGGCGCTGGTGCAGGAGAACGAGTCGCTCAAGCGGTAcgtgctggagctggaacaACGGCTGGGGGTCAGGCGGGCCGCTTCCACCGTGGGCCTGCCGCACGAGGCACACCCGGCGATCAAGCCCCCGGAGTGA
- the SWM1 gene encoding Swm1p (conserved hypothetical protein), whose translation MYRDSHFQSHHMLRSHHVLYLDWNNDVFTAPDQPVSNAPRAGSSALPINPFWDYFHDDDDWDRFHPLQVDCSGQLTAMPPLVPTPTALGSLFAPRRAELGAWRDTGDLTSADLADRDPDAQAQGQGPDA comes from the coding sequence ATGTACCGCGACTCCCACTTCCAGAGCCACCACATGCTGCGCTCGCACCACGTGCTCTATCTCGACTGGAACAACGACGTCTTCACCGCGCCTGACCAGCCGGTCTCCAACGCCCCGCGTGCGGGCTCCTCCGCCCTGCCCATCAACCCCTTCTGGGACTACTTCcacgacgacgacgactGGGACCGCTTCCACCCGCTGCAGGTCGACTGCTCCGGTCAGCTGACCGCCATGCCGCCGCTGGTCCCCACGCCTACCGCCCTGGGCTCGCTCTTCGCACCGCGCCGCGCCGAGCTCGGCGCCTGGCGCGACACCGGCGACCTCACGTCAGCTGACCTTGCCGACCGCGACCCCGACGCTCAAGCCCAGGGCCAGGGCCCCGACGCGTGA
- the DFG16 gene encoding Dfg16p (some similarities with uniprot|Q99234 Saccharomyces cerevisiae YOR030W DFG16 Probable multiple transmembrane protein involved in invasive growth upon nitrogen starvation), which produces MLSSRHVRIAWARCGSLQLLTHLSRAHPRCCTPRTPLSPPPPPHSRLSRAMLRYAEDNTEGYQDGLETLLNLLRIEMGSDRWANCSVRMLNSGNLLLRNASTGQMCNRSSSSPSFFVWCADNSTLEYKALVDVLRNHTLPTFGVQIEKDGFSAGCLMASFILCIVCAGSWMLLLVLLLLPANNHNHRKKMVYLGVVYQAIWHTVILDRSMDTVFEEQYMGNYQNAGALYDNVMTSTLYSVMLFFATVISNLNWLDIVYYMFHNYRKTNSSWVPRLFNNRNKRIIAVGVALTCAQAVLKAVKLWGARRYVGTVDVVLRSVDFTIYTLFSLSVAYYVWHDFGFTLEPQKQQRARSWRALFVFIWNDYHETVLLLFYNAVVMASLYMCTILIMTMPRHVFTWMQSLISFLNVLVTVNTWGLIGVLERRERTLSKETVLGRKINNRDKFFVDPKVDYDHGDGLVVSDDLGLAPDAATVQNSVHRRFGLDPVLRPAKVLRSKLAAKRRRGENASRSRHEGSTFEIQSMRHSIGERRASADQDWAQGGDNESAETLLTRNYIYDHDG; this is translated from the coding sequence ATGCTCTCTTCGCGTCACGTGCGTATCGCGTGGGCTCGCTGCGGCTCGCTGCAGCTCCTGACACATCTTTCACGCGCCCATCCGCGCTGTTGCACGCCAAGAACACCTCTCTCTCCACCACCACCGCCACACAGCCGGCTCTCTCGGGCCATGCTACGGTATGCTGAAGACAACACGGAAGGCTACCAAGATGGGCTGGAAACGCTGCTGAACCTGCTGCGGATCGAGATGGGCTCCGACCGGTGGGCCAACTGCAGCGTGCGCATGCTCAACAGCGGGAACCTCCTGTTGCGCAACGCCAGCACGGGCCAGATGTGCAACCGGTCCAGCAGCTCGCCCTCATTCTTCGTCTGGTGCGCGGACAACTCCACGCTTGAGTACAAGGCCCTAGTGGACGTGCTGAGGAACCACACGCTGCCGACGTTCGGCGTGCAGATCGAGAAGGACGGGTTTTCCGCCGGGTGTCTCATGGCGTCGTTCATTCTGTGCATCGTGTGCGCGGGCTCCTggatgctgctgctggtcCTGCTGCTTCTGCCCGCAAACAACCACAACCACCGCAAGAAAATGGTGTACCTGGGCGTCGTGTACCAGGCCATCTGGCACACGGTGATTCTGGACCGCTCCATGGACACTGTGTTCGAGGAGCAGTACATGGGCAACTACCAAAACGCCGGCGCGCTCTACGACAATGTCATGACCTCCACGCTCTACAGCGTGATGCTGTTCTTCGCCACGGTCATCAGCAACCTCAACTGGCTCGATATCGTCTACTACATGTTCCACAACTACCGCAAGACCAACAGCAGCTGGGTACCGCGTCTGTTCAACAACAGGAACAAGCGCATCATAGCTGTGGGCGTGGCGCTCACCTGCGCGCAGGCCGTGCTCAAGGCCGTCAAGTTGTGGGGCGCGAGGCGCTACGTCGGCACCGTCGACGTCGTGCTGCGGTCCGTGGATTTCACCATATACACCCTTTTCTCCCTGTCGGTCGCCTACTATGTTTGGCACGATTTCGGTTTCACGCTGGAGCCCcagaagcagcagagaGCGCGCTCCTGGCGCGCCCTTTTCGTCTTTATTTGGAACGACTATCACGAAACAGTGCTTCTACTGTTTTACAACGCTGTGGTGATGGCTTCGTTGTACATGTGCACCATTCTTATCATGACAATGCCCCGTCATGTGTTCACCTGGATGCAGAGTCTCATATCTTTTCTGAACGTCCTCGTAACCGTCAACACCTGGGGGCTGATCGGCGTTCTGGAGCGGCGCGAAAGGACGCTGAGCAAGGAAACAGTCCTTGGACGTAAAATCAACAACAGGGACAAGTTCTTCGTCGACCCGAAGGTAGACTACGACCACGGAGATGGTCTTGTGGTGAGCGACGACCTGGGGCTTGCACCTGACGCAGCCACCGTGCAAAATTCGGTGCACCGCCGCTTCGGGCTGGACCCTGTGCTGCGGCCTGCGAAAGTGTTGAGATCCAAACTAGCAGCGAAACGAAGAAGGGGCGAAAACGCAAGCAGGAGCCGTCACGAGGGCTCAACTTTCGAAATTCAGAGCATGCGGCATTCGATTGGTGAAAGGCGCGCTAGCGCTGACCAGGACTGGGCTCAGGGTGGTGACAACGAATCCGCGGAAACACTGCTTACCAGGAACTACATTTACGATCACGACGGGTAA